Within the Leptotrichia sp. oral taxon 498 genome, the region CTCTCCCACAAAATAAATTTTTTCCACATCATATTCACAAGCTCTGTCAAACATATATCCGACAAAATTGCTAATCACAACACCTTGTTTTTCTCTTTCTGGATAATTTTTAGCTAAATATAACTTTCCACGATTTCCAAAAATAAAAACGGCTGTTCTCTCTTTTTCTCTATCATTTATTTCAAGCGACTGCTTTAATTCAATCGCAAGGGAACTTTTCCAAGATTCTTCCGACATCGGTCTTACAATCCCCGTCGTTCCCAAAATTGAAATTCCGCCAATTATTCCCAATTTTTCGTTTAAAGTTTTTTTAGCGAGTTCTTTCCCTTTTGGGACACTTATTTCAATATCAACGCCAATTTTATCAGCTAAAAGCGTTTCTGCCACATTTTTTAGCATTTTCATCGGAGTTGGATTTATTGCTGATTTTCCAATTTTTACAGGCAAGCCTTCTTTTGTCACTTTTCCAACGCCTATTCCACCAAAGATATTTATTTTTTTATCATTTCTAAAACTTACTTTCGACACAATCTCCGCTCCGTGAGTTACATCTGGATCATCCCCTCCATCTTTTAAAATTGTAACTTTCGTAAAATTTTTATAAATTTCAATTTTTTCAATCGGTATTGTCAAAGTTTCTCCAGCTGGAACTTTAAGTTTCACAAATTTCTCATCTTTTTTTATTTTTTTTAAAAGCACTAGAATTGCAACTTTTGTAGCAGCCGTCGCACAAGTTCCAGTCGTGTAGCCACATCTTAGTTTTTTCCCTTGAAAATAAACATAATTTTCCATTTTTAATTATTAAAGTATTTGTCCCTTTCGTACATCTGATATAAAATTCCGTGCATAACTCCAACCGCAACCGTGCTTCCACCTTTAGTCCCATTTGTCCGAATAAACGGCACTTCGTATTTTGAGAGCTCCTTTTTCGACTCTGGACATCCGACAAATCCAACTGGCACTCCAACAATCAATTTTGGCAAATTTCTCTTTTTCATTTTTTCAAGCAAGGTAAAAAGTGCAGTCGGCGCATTTCCAATGAGAAAAATTTTAGTTTTAGGATCTTTTAGCGCTCTTTCAATCCCAATCATTGATCGAGTTACCCCTTTTTCCTTTGCTTCTCTTGTGATGTCTTTATCAGCGACAAGGCAATAAGCTTCTAAACCGAATTTTGCAAGAGCATTTTTATTAAGTCCATTCACAATCATATTCGTATCACAGTAAATTTTACAGTTTCCTTCTTTTAGCACTTCTTCTGCTGATTCTATTGGATTATTCCCAAATTCGACAATATTTACATAATCAAAATCTCCTGTCGTATGAACGAGTCTTTTTACAATTAACTTTTCACTTTCACTAAATTTATCAAGTTTATCTCCTAAAGTTTCAGTTATTATCTCAAAACTTCTTGCTTCAATGGATTTTGGATCTTTTATATATGCCATCTTTTTCTCCCAATTTTTTATTATTTCAAAGTTACAACCGTACAGCCAACTCCACCTTCATTTTGATTGGCATCTTTAAACTCACTCACATATTTTGAAGTTCTCAAATATTCTTGAATTTTCTTTCTCAAAACCATCGTTCCTTTTCCATGAATTATGTAAACTTCGTTGTAACCTGTGAGCATTGCACGGTCAAAATATGTCTCAATTTCAGAAATTGCTTCATCCGCATTCATTCCACGCACATCAAGTTCCCCACGAACTTGGGAAGTTCTTTTTAATGCAGCAAAATTTTTAAGTTTATTATTTTTTTTCTTTTGAATTTTTACAACATCATCCATCGACACAACCAATTTTAAAATTCCCGATTGCACTTGAACTCGACCATCTTTTGGCATCACTCTTAAAATTTTTCCATTTTGATTTAAAGTTTTTACCAAAACTTCTTCCCCTTCAGAAAAATCAACATTTTTAACTACAACTTTTTTTTCTTTAACTTTTTTTTCTTGTCAATTATAAATGATTCACGGAGCATATTTAAACTTCGCTGAGTATTTTTTGCATCCTCTTTTTTACTTTCTTCATGGCTAATTTTTTCAATTAGACTTTTTGCTTTTGCCTGAATATTTTTCAAATAGTCATCCGCTTTGTCATAAGCTTTCTTTATAATTTCATTTTTTTCATTTTCTAAATTTACAATTTTTTCTTCATAAAGATTTTTTTGTGTCAGAAGTTCACTTTTGGAATTTTCAAGTTCCTGAGTCAGCAAGTGAAGTTCGTCATTTTTTTCTTTTATTGATTTAATCATCTCTTCGACTTTTTTATTATCTTCACTTATATATTTTTTCGCATTTTCAATGATTTCATCACTAATTCCATATTTTTTTGCAATTATAAGCGCATTACTCTTACCTGGAATCCCTTCTAAAAGCCTGTAAGTTGGCGATAAACTTTCCACATCAAATTCCATAGATGCACTTTTTATATTCTCAGAATTAAAAGCATATGCCTTCA harbors:
- the cbiD gene encoding cobalt-precorrin-5B (C(1))-methyltransferase CbiD, translating into MENYVYFQGKKLRCGYTTGTCATAATKVAILVLLKKIKKDEKFVKLKVPAGETLTIPIEKIEIYKNFTKVTILKDGGDDPDVTHGAEIVSKVSFRNDKKINIFGGIGVGKVTKEGLPVKIGKSAINPTPMKMLKNVAETLLADKIGVDIEISVPKGKELAKKTLNEKLGIIGGISILGTTGIVRPMSEESWKSSLAIELKQSLEINDREKERTAVFIFGNRGKLYLAKNYPEREKQGVVISNFVGYMFDRACEYDVEKIYFVGELGKFVKVAGGIFHTHSRVADARMEILTANTLLVGEKIENLKKIMDSNTTEEAIKYIEKTQVFDLLAQKAKIKCEEHCRKNGKKIEVETLILSAEKKILGKSENFFENF
- a CDS encoding precorrin-8X methylmutase; translated protein: MAYIKDPKSIEARSFEIITETLGDKLDKFSESEKLIVKRLVHTTGDFDYVNIVEFGNNPIESAEEVLKEGNCKIYCDTNMIVNGLNKNALAKFGLEAYCLVADKDITREAKEKGVTRSMIGIERALKDPKTKIFLIGNAPTALFTLLEKMKKRNLPKLIVGVPVGFVGCPESKKELSKYEVPFIRTNGTKGGSTVAVGVMHGILYQMYERDKYFNN